Below is a genomic region from Rhodohalobacter sp. 614A.
GGATGGTCGTACCAGCTATCTATATGTTTTTGATGGATCGGTAACGCTAAAAAATAACCAACCTCTTGAGAAAGGTTCGGCAGTACTTTTCCAGAATGAAGAGGATCTGTTTGAACTAAAGACAACCGAAGAAGCAGATCTTGTTTTCTTCATTCTGGATGAAAAAAGTACCTATACACGTTCAGGAGCCTACAGCGGTTAAATGTGGCCACAGCCCGCCGTTCATTGGAAACTGTTATGTTATAAAAAGACTAGGCTGGCTTAACCAATGTCTTTCGCAAAGAGAATGGATGATGGTTAAAAGATGTGTAAAAGAGTCTGATATTACTGTCACTCATTGACATATTTGTCAATATTCGCGAGGTTTATTTATTGAGGTTCTTTTGTTGTACAGGCTTTATAGCCGTATTAAAAAGAACATCTCATGAGGAACTGATATAAGTTTTACCATGTATGTTTATCCTTTATCAGTGGAGAACTCTTTAAAAAAATTAAATAAACCAATGGAATACACGGAAACATCTTTAGCTATTTTGGAAGCGTCCAGGAAACTGTTTGCCGCTAAAGGATATAAAGCAGTAACAACAAGGGAAATAGCGGCTGAATCATCAGTTAATGAGATTACCATTTTCAGGCATTTTAAAACCAAAGACAATCTTTTTAAGCAGGTATTCGAACACTATATATCCAAACCGAGTTTTTCCAAATTCATAAATGAAGATGAAAATGATTTAGAAGTGTTTCTGTATAGTATTGGAAATTTCATCCATACATTATTTAAAAAAAATTTAGACCTGTTTAAAATTGAGTTAGCTGAGAGAGAGAAAATCGAAAGCATGAATCTGATAAATAGATTTCCGGACGAAATAAAAAACAGAATGATTGAGTACTTGGTTGAAAAACATGGCCAACCACGTTCAGCAGCACTGACCTATTCGATTTGTTTTATGACCTCTGTCTATGGTCTCTGCATGAATTTATATTTTCTGAAAACATTCACTCCTATACCGGATTTTGAAGAATGCCTCGATTTAATCGTTGATAAATACAAGTAATTTTTTTAAAATAATGTAAGTAAGCACTTGCATTATTTTGTATTTAAATGAAACCCGGATATTGATTTTTTTGCAGTCATACACCATGATCTTATAAGTAATCTCACTGATCATAAATCAGACCTTCTATGAAAATTATTTATTTCGCTAAATAGCCTTGACGAACCATCAAATGCAAGTAACTACAAACTTGCACTTGCTGATTTTAATGCCCAATTCATTTGTGAAATAAATAACGGAGGAAAAGAAATGGGAAAACAATATGACGCAATAGTAATCGGAGCTGGTCATAATGGTCTAACGGCTGCTGCATATCTGGCTAAAGCGGGTTTGAAGGTCGGAGTTCTCGAAAAGAACAACTTTATAGGTGGTGCCACTAATACAATCGAATGTACCTTACCGGGTTTTAAACATGATGTTGGCGGCATCATCCACCATATCATTAGAGAGAATCCGATGTTACGGAATGACGAATTAGGGTTGCATAGTAAGTTCGGTCTGAAATATGTACAACCTGAGATTAACACGGTTAACTTATTCGATGATGGCACATCAATGGTTTTGCATAAAAGTGTGGAGGAAACCTGTAAACAGATCGCACAATGGTCTGAAGAAGATGCAGAATCATATGCAAGGTTTATTGATTATACGATGCCGATGATGCCACTAATCAATCAGGGAATGTTTAATCCTCCGCCTGATTTCGGTGCTATGATGAACCAATTGGATAAATCACCTGTCGGACGGGAATTGATCCGGATTATGATGATGAGTATATGGGATATTGCTCATCAATGGTTTAAACATCCAAAAACTTTAATGCATGTTTTGAAAGCCCCCACTGAGCCAATGGTTGGTATGGAGGAAAAAGGCACCGGGGCATATCTTGTTGTTGTTATAACCGGAAATCATGTAGAGGGAGGAGGAGCCTCTTTAGCTGTTGGTGGTAGTGGAATGCTGGCCAAAGCATTGACAGACTGTATTGAATCGTATGGCGGGGAAGTATTAACCAACCAGGAAGTGGTGAAAATCACAACTTCCGGCGGTAGAGCAACGGGTGTCGTTACCGCTGAAGGCGAAGAATACACAGCCAAACATAGTATCATTGCCAATATTGACGCACGTATTGTTATAAATAGGTGGTTGGGTGAAGATGCGGTCAGCAGCAATTTGAGGGCCAAAGTAGACAGAATACAAAACGCCAGTTTCTCGGGGATGATGATTGCCGCAGCCCTTGATGAAGCTCCGCGGTATAAAGCAAGCGATACGGCTCATAAGGCTACTTATGTTGAACCGTTGCCAACCGATATAAATGCATTCCGTTCGATGTTTGATGATTTGCGCTATGGCCGTTTGCCGAAGAAAGAAGCCATGGCTCCTATGGTAGTTGTACCCACAGAACACGACCCGTCAAGGGCACCGGAAGGAAAACATGTTCTCTATCTGTGGTACTACTGTCCTTATGAGTTGGCTGATGGCGGCAAGGAAAAATGGGCAAGCATTAAAGAAGAATTTGCGGACACAGTACAGGACCGCTATTTCTCCTTTACTACCAACATGACCAAAGAGAAAGTCCTGAAGCGCACCGTTTTCTCCCCTGTGGATCTGGAAAATTTCAACAACAATTTGTACCAGGGTAATATTGTAGGAATCGGTGCTTTTATGAATCAGATGTATTCATATCGGCCTATCCCTGAGCTTGGTCATTACAGGACTCCGGTTGAGGGACTCTATCTTAGTGGAATGCATACGCACCCCGGAGGCTCTATCATCGGTGCCGGACGTGCTCAGGTTCAAGTAGTTTTGGAAGATCTGGGCATCGATTTTGATGATGTAATCAGCTAATCGAATACAGGTCTCCATGTAAAACATAAGGAAGAACTCATTTGCTTCATCTAAAAATTTATAGGTGAAGTAAATGAAGTTCTTGCAGTCTATCAATGGAAATCAAAAGGGAAGAGATTTATGAAGCAACAAGGTCAAGAAGATAACATGAGTCGCTCGAAGCCGGGAACCGCTGGCCCTCTCTCAGCTAACGCAGAGTTTGACGAATCCAAAATGAGAGCGTTTGCAAAGCACTTTTTCGATTCGGCTGAATCGGATGACAAGGACAACTTCCTTGCCTGTTTCGCCCCTGAGGCAATCATTTGGATCAACACTGGCGAACTGGAACTAACCCCAAGCCAAACGGCGGAAGTACTGATGGTACAATTAAGCGGTGCTATCACTGACAAGAAATATGAGCAGCGCCGGGTCAATGTATTTCCCGGAGGCTTTGTGGAGCGGCACCTGTTGTGCGGTACCCGTAAGACAGATGGTTATCGTGTCGAGATGCCTGCCTGTTTAGTGATCGAGGTAAATGATGAGGGCAAGATCACGAGGATCGATAATTATGAAGATTCCGCAAAAGCGGCGGAATTTT
It encodes:
- a CDS encoding phytoene desaturase family protein, with protein sequence MGKQYDAIVIGAGHNGLTAAAYLAKAGLKVGVLEKNNFIGGATNTIECTLPGFKHDVGGIIHHIIRENPMLRNDELGLHSKFGLKYVQPEINTVNLFDDGTSMVLHKSVEETCKQIAQWSEEDAESYARFIDYTMPMMPLINQGMFNPPPDFGAMMNQLDKSPVGRELIRIMMMSIWDIAHQWFKHPKTLMHVLKAPTEPMVGMEEKGTGAYLVVVITGNHVEGGGASLAVGGSGMLAKALTDCIESYGGEVLTNQEVVKITTSGGRATGVVTAEGEEYTAKHSIIANIDARIVINRWLGEDAVSSNLRAKVDRIQNASFSGMMIAAALDEAPRYKASDTAHKATYVEPLPTDINAFRSMFDDLRYGRLPKKEAMAPMVVVPTEHDPSRAPEGKHVLYLWYYCPYELADGGKEKWASIKEEFADTVQDRYFSFTTNMTKEKVLKRTVFSPVDLENFNNNLYQGNIVGIGAFMNQMYSYRPIPELGHYRTPVEGLYLSGMHTHPGGSIIGAGRAQVQVVLEDLGIDFDDVIS
- a CDS encoding TetR/AcrR family transcriptional regulator, producing MEYTETSLAILEASRKLFAAKGYKAVTTREIAAESSVNEITIFRHFKTKDNLFKQVFEHYISKPSFSKFINEDENDLEVFLYSIGNFIHTLFKKNLDLFKIELAEREKIESMNLINRFPDEIKNRMIEYLVEKHGQPRSAALTYSICFMTSVYGLCMNLYFLKTFTPIPDFEECLDLIVDKYK
- a CDS encoding nuclear transport factor 2 family protein produces the protein MKQQGQEDNMSRSKPGTAGPLSANAEFDESKMRAFAKHFFDSAESDDKDNFLACFAPEAIIWINTGELELTPSQTAEVLMVQLSGAITDKKYEQRRVNVFPGGFVERHLLCGTRKTDGYRVEMPACLVIEVNDEGKITRIDNYEDSAKAAEFYE